The window CTGTTTTTGTTGAAGTTCTTGCATTTTATCTTGATTTTTTTGTGTTTTAAATGATGCACCTAAAGTTACTGAACGGACAAGTATTGATGTAATAAATATTGATCCTAAAACTGCAGCCCCATATGAAGCGGCTGTAGGATCTAACGTTCCAGCAAAAGCTCTTACAAATCCAACAAGAATAAACGCAAGTGGATACACAAATAATCCATAAAATGGAGAAGCCGTTTTTACTCACGCCTCGCCCCAATTTGTTATAGCAAATAAACTATATTCACTAATACTTCCACCATCTGTAACAAAATAATGTGACTTACTTCCATCTTCTCCCAATGACGAAATAATAATCTCAAATGAAACTCCAGGCGCATAAACTTTTCTTCCTGTCATATCTGTAATTTGAGAAATCATATATTTTGAAGAATACATTTGAACGCAACCTCAAAGCAATGTCATAATCATAAAGAGGAATATTACTATTTTTGTTCATTTTCAAACAACGGTTCATGGATTAGGTTTGTTTGTTTTATTTGTAAGATACTTACCATAATCTTGTTTATACATGGTATCAATATCCTCCTAATTTATTTTTAATAGTGTTTTTAATAACAAGCTTTTGTTTTCTTTGTATGTTTGATTTTGAAACTGTTTTCTAACAATACAAATAATATTGATAGATTTATCATAAATATCATTTATCAACTCATAAATCATATTGCGAACTTGTCTTTTCAATTTATTTCTTAAAACAGCATTACCGATTTTTTTACCAACAGATATTCCAAATCTTAAATAATTTTGTAAATTCTTTTCATAATAAACAATAAAACTAACATTTTTTTGATATCTTTTTTTGTCGATAATACTTTGAAATTCAATATTTTTTTTAATAATATTTTTATTTTTCATTAAGCTGATAATTTAGCGCGGCCTTTAGCGCGGCGCAATTTAATTATTTTACGCCCACTTTTAGTTGCCATTCTAGCTCTAAATCCATGAGTATGAGCATGTTTTATTTTACTTGGTTGTCATGTTCTTTTCATAATTAA of the Spiroplasma endosymbiont of Labia minor genome contains:
- the rpmH gene encoding 50S ribosomal protein L34 translates to MKRTWQPSKIKHAHTHGFRARMATKSGRKIIKLRRAKGRAKLSA
- the rnpA gene encoding ribonuclease P protein component, with the translated sequence MKNKNIIKKNIEFQSIIDKKRYQKNVSFIVYYEKNLQNYLRFGISVGKKIGNAVLRNKLKRQVRNMIYELINDIYDKSINIICIVRKQFQNQTYKENKSLLLKTLLKIN